One window of the Lactococcus lactis genome contains the following:
- the araA gene encoding L-arabinose isomerase, producing the protein MLENTQKEFWFVTGSQFLYGPEALATVEKNARKVVDEMNYSGSLPYPIIFKIVATTAENITQIMKEANYQDEVAGVITWMHTFSPAKNWIRGTQLLNKPLLHLATQFLNHIPYKTIDFDYMNVNQSAHGDREYAFINARLKKNNKIIFGHWEDDEIRQQIAKWMNVAVAYNESYKIKIVTFADKMRDVAVTDGDKVEAQIKFGWTVDYWGVGDLVEYVNAVAESDINQLYKDLQSKYDYIEGNNSPEKFEKNVKYQLREYLGIKKFMDDKGYSAFTTNFEDLVGLEQLPGLAAQLLLADGYGFAGEGDWKTAALVRLFKIMAHNKETVFMEDYTLDLRQGHEAILGSHMLEVDPSIASDKPRVEVHPLDIGGKSDPARLVFTGMIGEAVDITMADYGNEFKLISYEVTGNKPEEETPFLPVAKQLWTPKQGLKVGAEQWLKAGGGHHTVLSFVVDSEQIGDLCAMFGLTYINLG; encoded by the coding sequence ATGTTAGAAAATACTCAAAAAGAATTTTGGTTTGTTACAGGGTCTCAATTTTTATATGGTCCAGAAGCTTTGGCGACTGTTGAAAAAAATGCTCGAAAAGTAGTTGACGAAATGAATTATTCTGGTAGCCTCCCTTATCCAATTATTTTTAAAATAGTTGCAACAACTGCTGAAAATATTACTCAAATTATGAAGGAAGCAAATTATCAGGATGAAGTTGCGGGCGTGATTACATGGATGCACACCTTTTCTCCAGCCAAAAACTGGATTCGTGGGACACAACTTTTAAATAAACCCTTACTACACTTAGCTACTCAATTTTTGAACCATATTCCTTACAAAACGATTGATTTTGATTATATGAATGTAAATCAATCAGCTCATGGTGACCGAGAATATGCTTTTATCAATGCACGTTTGAAAAAAAATAATAAGATTATATTTGGCCATTGGGAAGATGATGAAATTAGACAACAAATCGCTAAATGGATGAATGTTGCGGTGGCTTACAATGAATCCTATAAAATAAAAATCGTTACATTTGCTGATAAAATGCGAGATGTCGCTGTTACGGACGGAGATAAAGTTGAAGCGCAAATTAAATTTGGCTGGACGGTTGATTATTGGGGAGTAGGTGATTTAGTAGAATATGTTAATGCTGTAGCAGAGAGTGATATTAATCAGCTTTATAAAGATTTACAAAGTAAATATGATTATATTGAAGGAAACAATAGTCCGGAAAAATTCGAAAAAAATGTTAAATATCAATTACGTGAATATTTAGGAATTAAGAAATTTATGGACGATAAAGGCTATAGTGCCTTTACTACTAACTTTGAAGACTTGGTAGGCTTAGAACAATTACCTGGACTTGCAGCACAATTACTTTTGGCTGATGGTTATGGATTCGCTGGAGAAGGAGATTGGAAAACAGCAGCACTTGTCCGTCTGTTCAAAATTATGGCGCATAATAAAGAAACAGTCTTTATGGAAGATTATACTTTGGATTTGCGTCAAGGACACGAAGCAATTCTTGGGTCACACATGCTTGAAGTTGATCCTTCAATAGCATCAGACAAGCCACGAGTTGAGGTCCATCCGTTAGATATTGGTGGTAAGTCAGATCCAGCACGCTTAGTATTCACAGGTATGATTGGTGAAGCTGTTGATATTACTATGGCAGATTATGGAAATGAATTTAAGTTAATTTCTTATGAGGTTACTGGAAATAAACCAGAAGAAGAAACTCCGTTTTTACCAGTTGCTAAGCAGCTCTGGACGCCTAAACAAGGATTAAAAGTTGGGGCTGAACAATGGTTAAAAGCAGGAGGGGGACATCATACTGTTTTATCTTTTGTGGTTGATTCAGAACAAATTGGTGATTTGTGTGCAATGTTTGGACTAACTTATATTAATCTTGGATGA
- a CDS encoding GH92 family glycosyl hydrolase: protein MKINKIDTRHGTANQSTFSHGNCLPYTGFPWGMNYFAPSTGAARGAWWFHPEDRTFEGYRITHQPSPWMGDFSHLTMTHVAGPLPETSLWHTVSSYRPEESTFNPTQLKITQLRYQITSQLIPSMYGGILSMNYQNLGLKDNGLMLHLPGSYELQQLDDYSLEFSIINFAGCEDEDFTFYLKFTADQPFVLSGNLSDEDSSVRLDFKAAKQVQIHFATSFISKEQAALNLEREQDNSAETYLENAESAWNNLFSRIEIEHHNQQEVSTFYHNLYRSFLFPQTFYEFDQEHQKIHYDTSSKTVKKGPLYTNNGFWDTFRTVYPLYSLIAVDEYGDMLEGFLNSYRATGFLPKWLSPDERGLMPGTLIDAVIADAASKNIRPDLMPEFLEAMKKGATSQSENSNYGRRGTKDYLKLGYVPLTHHESVNHTLDYAFSDYCISQVAKQTGDKEISDFYAHQAKNYQNIFDSETGFMRAKDADGNFRADFLDIRWGRDYAEGSAWQTSWSVLHDFAGLIKLHGSRENFENKLIELCNQRPNFNVEGYGFEIHEMSEMAAIEFGQVAISNQPSFHYPYLFSYIGKPWMATPLIKNLLTETFNDSPKGYPGDEDNGTMAAWYIFSSLGFYPVTAASNQYVLGIPLWDKARINLSSGQQLTILAEPNAPQQVFVNQITFTDKKVNDTFIKHEELIKGGTLKFDLGIVPNPLKYTNEQLPYSLTEN, encoded by the coding sequence ATGAAGATAAACAAAATTGATACCCGTCATGGTACTGCTAACCAATCCACTTTTTCACATGGAAATTGCCTTCCTTACACTGGTTTTCCTTGGGGAATGAATTATTTTGCCCCTTCAACCGGTGCTGCTCGTGGAGCTTGGTGGTTTCATCCAGAAGACCGTACCTTTGAAGGCTACCGAATCACTCACCAACCCAGTCCTTGGATGGGAGATTTCTCACATTTGACAATGACTCATGTTGCAGGTCCTTTGCCTGAAACTTCCTTATGGCACACAGTGAGTTCATACCGTCCAGAAGAATCAACTTTTAATCCAACGCAACTCAAAATTACTCAATTACGTTATCAGATTACATCTCAGTTAATTCCATCAATGTATGGTGGAATTCTATCAATGAATTATCAAAATTTAGGCCTCAAAGATAATGGCTTGATGCTTCATCTCCCCGGTTCTTATGAACTTCAACAACTTGACGATTACAGCTTAGAGTTTTCAATTATTAATTTTGCGGGTTGCGAAGATGAAGATTTTACTTTTTATCTCAAATTTACTGCTGACCAACCTTTTGTTTTAAGTGGAAATTTATCTGATGAAGATTCTTCTGTTCGCTTAGATTTCAAAGCAGCCAAGCAAGTTCAAATACATTTTGCTACCTCTTTTATTTCCAAGGAACAAGCCGCTCTTAATCTGGAGCGTGAACAAGATAATTCAGCAGAAACATATTTGGAAAATGCTGAATCAGCTTGGAATAACCTTTTTTCACGTATCGAAATTGAGCATCATAATCAACAAGAAGTTTCCACTTTCTATCACAATCTTTATCGCTCATTTCTCTTTCCACAAACTTTTTATGAATTTGACCAAGAGCATCAAAAAATCCATTACGATACAAGCTCTAAAACTGTCAAGAAAGGCCCGCTCTATACAAACAATGGCTTCTGGGATACTTTCCGAACAGTCTATCCGCTTTATAGTCTAATAGCCGTTGACGAGTACGGTGATATGCTCGAAGGTTTCCTAAATTCTTATCGTGCGACTGGTTTTCTTCCAAAATGGCTTTCTCCTGATGAACGTGGTCTAATGCCCGGTACCTTGATAGACGCTGTCATTGCTGATGCTGCAAGCAAAAACATTCGTCCTGATTTGATGCCCGAGTTTTTGGAAGCAATGAAAAAAGGAGCCACAAGTCAATCTGAAAACTCTAATTACGGCCGTCGTGGCACAAAAGATTATCTAAAACTTGGTTATGTTCCGCTCACTCACCATGAATCAGTTAATCACACTTTAGATTACGCATTTTCTGATTATTGTATTTCTCAAGTGGCGAAACAAACCGGTGACAAAGAAATTTCAGACTTCTATGCCCATCAAGCAAAAAACTATCAAAATATTTTTGATTCTGAAACTGGTTTTATGCGAGCAAAAGATGCTGACGGAAATTTCAGAGCTGACTTTTTAGATATTCGTTGGGGTCGTGATTATGCAGAAGGTTCTGCTTGGCAGACTTCTTGGTCAGTTCTTCATGATTTTGCTGGATTGATTAAACTACATGGCTCAAGAGAAAATTTTGAAAACAAACTCATCGAGCTTTGCAACCAACGACCAAATTTCAATGTTGAAGGATATGGTTTTGAAATTCACGAAATGAGTGAAATGGCTGCTATCGAATTTGGACAAGTGGCTATCTCAAATCAACCAAGTTTCCATTACCCATACCTTTTTAGCTACATTGGTAAACCTTGGATGGCTACGCCTTTAATCAAAAATTTACTGACAGAAACATTTAATGATAGTCCGAAGGGCTATCCTGGTGACGAAGATAATGGAACAATGGCAGCTTGGTATATTTTTTCAAGTTTAGGATTCTATCCAGTCACAGCTGCTTCTAATCAATATGTATTAGGAATTCCACTCTGGGACAAAGCTAGAATCAACCTTTCCTCTGGTCAGCAACTTACTATTCTTGCAGAACCAAATGCTCCGCAACAAGTTTTCGTCAACCAAATCACATTTACTGACAAAAAAGTCAATGATACTTTTATCAAGCACGAAGAATTGATAAAAGGCGGAACCCTAAAATTTGATTTAGGAATCGTACCAAATCCACTTAAATATACGAACGAACAACTTCCTTATTCACTGACAGAAAATTAA
- a CDS encoding glycoside hydrolase family 125 protein, translating into MNDITILCGEEHKEWAVNFNHSFSNTLETTLRVHDDRTTFLLTGDIPAMWLRDSTAQMRPYLVLAREDEEIRDLIVGLVKKQMIYINLDPYANAFNESENFAGHQTDHTNFNEHKGWIWERKYEIDSLCYPIQLAYLVYKNTGYTKHFDEEFIKAVKNTLNVFKTEQNHEDSPYHFVRDTERHEDTLIRDGKGAKTAYTGMTWSGFRPSDDACEYGYLVPSNMFAVVILDYIKEIFTELLSNEEIANEAKILRDEIQEGLEKFAKTKNQQGEEVWAYDVDGLGNKTLMDDSNVPNLIAAPYLGFCQAEDEVYLKTRQTLLSKENPYYYEGKYARGIGSSHTPENYVWPIALAMEGMTTNDKSEKERILNHLVETDAGTHLMHEGFDVNNPQNYTREWFSWANMMFCELVMDYFDIRIEK; encoded by the coding sequence ATGAATGACATAACAATTCTTTGTGGAGAAGAACATAAAGAGTGGGCTGTAAACTTTAATCATTCTTTCTCAAACACACTTGAAACTACTTTAAGAGTGCATGATGACAGGACTACCTTTCTTTTAACAGGTGATATTCCAGCAATGTGGTTACGAGATTCGACAGCTCAAATGAGACCTTATTTGGTACTTGCACGTGAAGATGAAGAAATTCGTGATTTGATTGTTGGTTTAGTAAAAAAACAAATGATATATATTAATCTAGATCCTTATGCTAATGCTTTCAACGAAAGTGAAAACTTTGCTGGGCATCAGACAGACCATACCAACTTTAATGAACACAAAGGCTGGATTTGGGAAAGGAAGTATGAGATTGACTCCCTTTGTTATCCTATTCAACTCGCTTACTTAGTCTATAAAAACACAGGTTATACCAAACATTTTGATGAAGAATTTATCAAAGCTGTCAAAAACACCTTGAATGTTTTTAAAACAGAACAAAATCATGAGGATTCTCCCTACCATTTTGTTCGAGATACTGAGCGACATGAAGATACTTTAATAAGAGATGGAAAAGGAGCCAAGACAGCCTACACTGGAATGACTTGGTCAGGATTTAGACCAAGTGATGATGCTTGTGAGTATGGTTATTTGGTTCCGTCAAATATGTTTGCTGTCGTTATTTTGGATTATATCAAGGAAATTTTTACTGAGCTTCTATCTAATGAAGAAATTGCAAATGAAGCAAAGATTCTTAGAGATGAAATTCAAGAGGGACTTGAGAAATTTGCCAAAACTAAAAATCAACAAGGCGAAGAAGTTTGGGCTTATGATGTTGATGGACTTGGGAACAAAACTTTAATGGATGATAGCAATGTTCCCAATCTGATTGCAGCTCCATATTTGGGATTTTGTCAGGCTGAAGATGAAGTTTATTTGAAAACACGACAAACTTTATTGAGTAAAGAAAATCCTTATTACTATGAAGGAAAATATGCACGAGGAATTGGTTCTAGTCATACACCAGAAAATTATGTCTGGCCAATTGCTTTAGCAATGGAAGGAATGACTACAAATGATAAGAGCGAAAAAGAACGAATCTTAAATCATTTGGTCGAAACAGACGCTGGAACACATTTGATGCATGAAGGATTTGATGTCAATAATCCACAAAATTACACTAGAGAATGGTTTAGCTGGGCTAATATGATGTTTTGTGAGTTAGTCATGGATTATTTTGATATCCGAATTGAAAAATAA
- a CDS encoding GntR family transcriptional regulator, producing MSLPLYQQISDDLKQKIVTKTFKSGDQLPTEKELSETYSVSRITAKRALTELEQLGLVSRTRGKGTFVQELNKNHTKLLKRVLFIIPFEGMSFGDFTQGLVPALKVENTTVFITYASYLKENTADDIKENFDGLIYYPMYTEDYLDILLELSLQNFPVVLLDKQIYDLGFPCVSSDNFNGGEQAAQALLNLGHKRIAFVASNDTHHPQTTRNRYLGYVKVLKEQGIKFHTTLDDSLYTESSVLELIHNEKVTGLICENDLVALQTMKTLQDSHFSVPNDISIIGFDDIQAASLSNPPLTTIAQDFIGMGRIAGELLLDWIKSGQTPKDVKVPINLIKRKTTEELK from the coding sequence ATGAGCTTACCACTCTACCAGCAGATTTCCGATGATTTAAAGCAAAAAATTGTCACTAAAACATTTAAATCAGGAGACCAGCTTCCCACTGAAAAAGAACTCTCAGAGACTTATTCAGTTAGCCGCATTACTGCAAAAAGAGCTCTTACTGAATTAGAACAGCTTGGTCTTGTCAGTAGAACACGAGGAAAAGGAACTTTTGTTCAAGAATTAAATAAAAACCATACCAAACTATTAAAAAGAGTGCTCTTTATTATTCCTTTTGAAGGAATGTCATTTGGAGATTTCACACAAGGTTTGGTTCCTGCTTTAAAAGTTGAAAACACAACCGTATTTATCACTTACGCAAGTTACCTTAAAGAAAATACAGCGGATGATATTAAAGAAAATTTTGATGGATTAATTTACTATCCAATGTATACAGAAGATTATCTAGATATCTTATTAGAACTTTCACTACAAAACTTTCCTGTCGTTCTTTTAGATAAACAAATTTACGACCTCGGATTTCCTTGTGTTTCCTCAGATAACTTTAATGGTGGTGAGCAAGCTGCTCAAGCGCTCTTAAATTTAGGGCATAAACGAATTGCTTTTGTGGCTAGTAATGATACCCACCATCCCCAAACAACAAGAAATCGATACTTAGGATATGTCAAAGTTCTAAAAGAACAAGGGATCAAGTTTCACACTACTCTTGATGACTCACTTTACACCGAAAGTTCTGTTTTGGAACTTATTCATAATGAAAAAGTCACAGGACTTATCTGTGAAAATGACTTAGTCGCTCTTCAAACTATGAAGACTTTGCAAGATAGCCATTTTTCTGTTCCAAATGATATATCAATTATTGGTTTTGATGATATTCAAGCGGCAAGCCTATCAAATCCGCCATTAACAACCATTGCTCAAGATTTTATTGGCATGGGAAGAATCGCTGGCGAACTACTTTTAGACTGGATTAAAAGTGGTCAAACCCCCAAAGATGTCAAAGTTCCAATCAATTTAATTAAAAGAAAAACAACTGAGGAGTTGAAATGA
- a CDS encoding L-ribulose-5-phosphate 4-epimerase, producing MLEDLKEKVLKANLELPEHHLVEFTWGNASAFDKETGYFVIKPSGVDYGSLKASDMVVVDLEGKVIEGELNPSSDTPTHAVLYKKYPELGGIVHTHSNWATAWAESGVDVSAMGTTHADTFYGPVPCTRYLTKEEIDKGYEYETGKLIIETFEERGIDILDIPAVLLHGHGPFTWGGDVEAAVYNAVVLENVCKMNIFARQINSYAADLPQRILDKHYLRKHGKDAYYGQKNK from the coding sequence ATGTTAGAAGACTTAAAAGAAAAGGTATTAAAAGCAAATCTTGAACTTCCTGAACATCATCTTGTTGAATTTACTTGGGGAAATGCGAGTGCTTTTGATAAGGAAACAGGCTATTTTGTCATTAAGCCAAGTGGGGTAGATTATGGGAGCTTAAAAGCATCTGACATGGTAGTGGTTGATTTGGAAGGGAAAGTTATTGAAGGAGAATTAAACCCATCGTCAGATACTCCAACGCACGCCGTACTCTACAAAAAATATCCGGAATTAGGTGGTATTGTCCATACACATTCGAATTGGGCAACTGCATGGGCAGAGTCAGGTGTAGATGTTTCGGCTATGGGTACAACTCATGCGGATACCTTCTACGGTCCGGTTCCTTGTACTCGCTACTTGACAAAGGAGGAAATTGATAAAGGATACGAGTATGAAACTGGTAAACTTATTATTGAAACTTTTGAAGAAAGAGGGATTGATATCTTAGATATACCAGCTGTTTTACTCCATGGGCATGGTCCCTTTACATGGGGGGGGGATGTTGAAGCTGCTGTATATAATGCAGTAGTTTTAGAAAATGTTTGTAAGATGAATATTTTTGCTCGTCAAATTAACAGTTATGCAGCGGATTTACCTCAAAGAATTTTAGATAAGCATTACTTACGTAAACATGGTAAAGATGCTTATTATGGACAAAAAAATAAATAA
- a CDS encoding phosphoketolase family protein, with amino-acid sequence MTEYNSESYLKKLDKWWRAATYLGAGMIFLKENPLFSVTGTPIKAENLKANPIGHWGTVSGQTFLYAHANRLINKYNQKMFYMGGPGHGGQAMVVPSYLDGSYTEVYPEITQDLEGMSRLFKRFSFPGGIGSHMTAQTPGSLHEGGELGYVLSHATGAILDQPEQIAFAVVGDGEAETGPLMTSWHSIKFINPKNDGAILPILDLNGFKISNPTLFARTSDVDIRKFFEGLGYSPRYIENDDIHDYMAYHKLAAEVFDKAIEDIHQIQKDAREDNRYQNGEIPAWPIVIARLPKGWGGPRYNDWSGPKFDGRGMPIEHSFRAHQVPLPLSSKNMGTLPEFVKWMTSYQPETLFNADGSLKEELRDFAPKGEMRMASNPVTNGGVDSSNLVLPDWQEFANPISENNRGKLLPDTNDNMDMNVLSKYFAEIVKLNPTRFRLFGPDETMSNRFWEMFKVTNRQWMQVIKNPNDEFISPEGRIIDSQLSEHQAEGWLEGYTLTGRTGVFASYESFLRVVDSMLTQHFKWIRQAADQKWRHDYPSLNVISTSTVFQQDHNGYTHQDPGMLTHLAEKKSDFIRQYLPADGNTLLAVFDRAFQDRSKINHIVASKQPRQQWFTKEEAEKLATDGIATIDWASTAKDGEAVDLVFASAGAEPTIETLAALHLINEVFPQAKFRYVNVVELGRLQKKKGALNQERELSDEEFEKYFGPSGTPVIFGFHGYEDLIESIFYQRGHDGLIVHGYREDGDITTTYDMRVYSELDRFHQAIDAMQVLYVNRKVNQGLAKAFIDRMERTLVKHFEVTRNEGVDIPEFTEWVWSDLKK; translated from the coding sequence ATGACAGAATATAATTCAGAATCTTATTTGAAAAAGCTTGATAAATGGTGGCGAGCAGCAACTTATCTTGGAGCAGGAATGATTTTCTTGAAAGAAAATCCTTTGTTCTCTGTGACAGGAACTCCAATTAAAGCAGAAAACCTTAAAGCCAATCCTATTGGGCACTGGGGGACGGTATCAGGACAAACTTTCCTCTATGCTCATGCCAATCGTTTAATCAATAAATATAATCAAAAGATGTTTTACATGGGGGGGCCCGGACATGGTGGACAAGCCATGGTTGTTCCTTCTTATCTTGATGGCTCATATACAGAAGTTTATCCAGAGATTACCCAAGATTTGGAAGGGATGTCACGTTTGTTTAAACGTTTCTCATTTCCTGGAGGAATAGGGTCACATATGACGGCGCAAACCCCTGGTTCACTTCATGAAGGAGGTGAGTTAGGTTATGTGCTATCACATGCAACAGGGGCTATTCTTGATCAACCTGAACAAATTGCTTTTGCTGTTGTTGGGGATGGAGAAGCTGAAACTGGACCGTTGATGACAAGTTGGCACTCTATTAAATTCATTAATCCTAAGAATGATGGGGCGATTTTACCAATTCTTGATTTAAATGGTTTTAAAATTTCAAATCCTACTTTGTTCGCTCGAACTTCAGATGTTGATATTCGTAAATTCTTTGAAGGACTGGGTTACTCACCTCGTTATATTGAAAATGATGATATTCATGATTACATGGCTTATCATAAATTAGCAGCTGAAGTTTTTGATAAAGCGATTGAAGACATTCATCAAATTCAGAAAGATGCGCGTGAAGATAATCGTTATCAAAATGGAGAGATTCCAGCTTGGCCAATTGTTATCGCACGTTTACCAAAAGGTTGGGGTGGTCCACGTTATAATGATTGGTCAGGTCCTAAATTTGACGGAAGAGGAATGCCGATTGAACATAGTTTCCGTGCGCATCAAGTTCCACTTCCGTTATCTTCTAAAAATATGGGAACTTTACCAGAATTTGTAAAATGGATGACTTCTTATCAACCGGAAACTTTATTTAATGCTGATGGAAGTTTGAAAGAAGAGTTGCGTGATTTTGCACCAAAAGGTGAGATGCGAATGGCTTCTAACCCTGTAACAAATGGGGGAGTTGATTCTTCTAATTTGGTCTTACCAGATTGGCAAGAATTTGCAAATCCAATTTCTGAAAATAATCGAGGAAAATTACTCCCTGATACAAATGACAATATGGATATGAATGTTTTGTCAAAATATTTTGCAGAAATAGTCAAACTTAATCCTACGCGTTTCCGTTTGTTTGGTCCTGATGAAACCATGTCTAATCGTTTCTGGGAAATGTTTAAGGTGACGAATCGTCAATGGATGCAAGTCATAAAAAATCCAAATGATGAATTTATCTCACCTGAGGGTCGGATTATTGATTCTCAATTATCAGAACACCAAGCAGAAGGTTGGCTTGAAGGTTATACTTTAACCGGACGCACAGGAGTATTTGCAAGTTATGAATCATTCTTGCGAGTCGTGGATTCAATGTTAACTCAACATTTCAAATGGATTCGTCAAGCTGCAGACCAAAAATGGCGCCATGATTATCCTTCGCTTAATGTTATTTCGACTTCGACTGTTTTCCAACAAGACCATAACGGTTATACTCATCAAGATCCTGGAATGTTGACTCATTTGGCTGAAAAGAAATCTGATTTTATCAGACAATATTTGCCAGCTGATGGAAATACTTTGCTTGCCGTATTTGACCGTGCTTTTCAAGATAGAAGTAAAATTAATCATATTGTAGCCTCTAAACAACCTCGTCAACAATGGTTTACTAAAGAAGAAGCTGAAAAATTGGCGACTGACGGAATTGCAACAATTGATTGGGCTTCAACGGCTAAAGATGGAGAAGCAGTAGATTTAGTTTTTGCCTCAGCAGGAGCTGAGCCTACAATTGAAACCCTGGCAGCTTTACATCTTATAAACGAAGTTTTCCCACAGGCAAAATTCCGTTATGTGAACGTGGTTGAACTGGGTCGGTTGCAAAAGAAAAAAGGGGCACTCAATCAAGAACGTGAACTCTCAGATGAAGAATTTGAAAAATACTTTGGCCCTTCAGGCACTCCAGTAATTTTTGGATTCCATGGGTATGAAGATTTAATCGAATCCATTTTCTATCAAAGAGGACACGATGGTTTGATTGTTCATGGTTACCGTGAAGATGGTGACATCACGACGACTTATGATATGCGGGTTTACTCTGAGCTTGACCGTTTCCACCAAGCGATTGATGCCATGCAAGTTCTTTATGTCAACCGAAAAGTTAATCAAGGTCTAGCGAAAGCTTTCATTGACCGAATGGAACGGACACTAGTTAAACACTTTGAAGTGACAAGAAATGAAGGAGTTGATATTCCTGAGTTTACTGAATGGGTTTGGTCTGATTTAAAGAAATAG